One genomic region from Chitinophagales bacterium encodes:
- a CDS encoding DUF2177 family protein: MGHIIHYFLTALIFFAIDILWLGFIGQPVYKKYLGHLMAPEVNWLSAIIFYLLFIFGILIFAVYPAIGQQSLKYAASYGALFGFFTYMTYELTNHAVIKDWPLGIVPIDIIWGTVLSCAVAIGSYYVAVWLKL, translated from the coding sequence ATGGGACATATAATTCACTACTTTCTGACTGCTCTTATTTTTTTCGCCATTGATATTCTTTGGCTTGGATTCATTGGACAACCTGTTTACAAAAAGTACCTCGGCCACCTGATGGCTCCTGAAGTAAATTGGCTTTCGGCAATAATTTTCTACCTGCTCTTTATTTTCGGCATATTGATTTTCGCAGTATACCCGGCAATTGGTCAGCAAAGCCTTAAATACGCAGCTTCTTATGGAGCGCTTTTTGGTTTTTTTACCTATATGACTTACGAGCTTACCAACCACGCAGTGATTAAGGATTGGCCACTCGGCATTGTTCCAATCGATATAATCTGGGGCACTGTTTTGTCCTGTGCCGTAGCAATTGGCAGCTACTATGTGGCAGTTTGGTTAAAGCTGTAA
- a CDS encoding HDIG domain-containing metalloprotein, with product MKQSKINDFFSAIVNRHQELSRYAIIAAAVVLISAFFPKSGYFKYDYELGKPWKYENLIAPFNFGIQKNEEELKAEKELFLKDQAPYYRFDGDVSERRKEIFTELYKKSNTGFGQISDSVFHQRNDTAVNYFGALRLLNDIFSKGIIQLASEHREYSKDKNINLLLDDNRAERKKLSDFYTVQEAYEKLNKSIKQNNSLNQDFLMPILKNVISHNVFYDAELTKRFQQEALDEISLTRGMIQEGEMIISKGAIVTPAKIQVLNSFKNEYEKRVIGLKKSQVVFFGNILLVAIILIVFTFFLRIFSNDVFESVRKLLFIISLIVLMTLVLSKVVETDLPIIYAIPFCIIAIVLRTFFGARVAFHAHITLVLLSSFVVPQGVEFLFLQTIAGMVAIYTSIKAHYWSQFFLSNGFILLAYFSAYFAITIVQEGSFDNFNYANFGWLALNVLLTLLAYPLIPVFEKLFGFVSEITLLEYSDINKPLLKELSLKAPGSFNHSLQVANLAEAAASEVGANSMLVKIGALYHDIGKMYQPLYFIENQQGGINPHDDLEFDESATIIINHVKKGIERAKKEKLPDMLIDFIRTHHGTTRVEYFYRSFIKRFPDKEVAEGEFTYPGPLPYSKETAILMMADTVEAASRSLKNPSSEDIENLVDKLIQSKMDQDQFINSDITFKDITRIKKVLKKMLNSIYHVRIAYPE from the coding sequence ATGAAGCAAAGTAAGATTAACGATTTTTTTTCTGCCATTGTCAACCGGCATCAGGAACTAAGCCGATACGCTATTATCGCTGCAGCTGTAGTTTTGATTTCCGCTTTTTTTCCAAAAAGTGGTTATTTCAAATACGACTATGAGTTGGGCAAACCCTGGAAGTATGAAAACCTTATAGCTCCTTTCAATTTTGGTATTCAGAAAAATGAAGAAGAGCTGAAAGCTGAAAAGGAACTTTTCTTAAAAGATCAGGCGCCATACTATCGCTTTGACGGAGATGTGTCGGAAAGAAGAAAAGAAATTTTTACAGAGCTGTACAAAAAAAGCAATACAGGATTTGGACAGATAAGTGATTCTGTTTTTCATCAGCGGAATGATACAGCAGTTAATTACTTTGGAGCATTGCGATTGCTAAATGACATATTTAGCAAGGGGATCATTCAATTGGCCTCGGAACACCGCGAATATTCAAAAGACAAAAACATCAACCTGTTGCTTGATGACAACAGGGCAGAACGGAAAAAATTATCTGATTTTTATACGGTACAAGAAGCTTATGAGAAATTGAACAAAAGCATTAAACAGAATAACTCCTTAAACCAGGATTTTCTAATGCCAATTCTCAAAAATGTAATTAGCCACAATGTTTTTTATGATGCTGAACTGACAAAGCGTTTTCAACAGGAAGCATTAGATGAAATATCCCTTACGCGTGGAATGATTCAGGAAGGAGAGATGATTATTTCCAAAGGAGCCATTGTAACACCTGCAAAAATACAGGTACTCAATTCATTTAAAAATGAGTATGAAAAAAGAGTGATCGGGCTGAAAAAAAGCCAGGTAGTGTTCTTTGGTAATATTTTGCTTGTAGCTATTATACTGATTGTGTTCACTTTCTTCCTGCGTATATTCTCAAATGATGTTTTTGAAAGTGTAAGAAAGTTACTTTTTATAATTTCTCTTATTGTACTGATGACTTTGGTGCTGAGCAAAGTAGTAGAAACCGATTTGCCAATAATATATGCCATCCCATTTTGTATAATTGCCATTGTATTGCGCACTTTCTTTGGTGCTCGGGTGGCATTTCATGCACATATCACTCTTGTTTTGCTCTCGTCATTTGTAGTACCACAGGGTGTTGAGTTTTTGTTTTTACAAACTATAGCCGGCATGGTGGCAATTTACACCAGTATTAAGGCGCACTATTGGTCTCAGTTTTTCCTGTCAAACGGCTTTATTTTACTGGCTTATTTCTCTGCCTATTTTGCAATCACAATTGTGCAGGAGGGGAGTTTTGACAATTTTAATTATGCCAATTTTGGTTGGTTGGCACTTAATGTTTTGCTAACGCTATTGGCCTATCCGCTTATTCCGGTATTTGAAAAATTGTTTGGCTTTGTTTCTGAAATTACCCTACTCGAATATTCCGATATTAACAAACCGCTGCTAAAGGAGCTTTCTCTGAAAGCACCGGGTAGCTTTAATCATTCGCTGCAGGTAGCCAATCTTGCAGAAGCTGCAGCTTCGGAAGTTGGGGCCAATAGTATGCTTGTTAAAATAGGCGCATTGTATCACGATATTGGAAAAATGTACCAGCCCTTATATTTTATAGAAAATCAACAGGGGGGCATTAATCCGCATGACGATCTGGAATTTGATGAAAGCGCAACGATTATCATTAATCATGTAAAAAAAGGTATAGAACGGGCTAAGAAAGAAAAATTACCGGATATGCTGATTGATTTTATTAGGACACATCACGGAACCACAAGGGTAGAATACTTTTATCGCTCTTTTATAAAAAGGTTTCCAGATAAGGAAGTTGCAGAAGGAGAATTTACATATCCCGGCCCTTTGCCATATTCTAAAGAAACAGCTATACTGATGATGGCAGATACTGTTGAAGCTGCTTCCAGAAGTCTGAAAAACCCAAGTAGTGAAGACATAGAAAATCTTGTGGACAAATTGATTCAATCCAAAATGGATCAGGATCAATTTATCAATTCAGACATCACATTTAAAGATATTACCCGCATAAAAAAAGTGCTTAAAAAAATGCTCAATAGCATTTATCATGTAAGGATAGCTTATCCGGAATAA
- a CDS encoding MCP four helix bundle domain-containing protein, with protein sequence MKWIYIVRHKLIAALLLSVLLGLILWNNLNESNSMKKLEASFTSMYEDRLMVESYIFHLSENLHKKAQLLGNAKHFKIPLHTNDSLLFIQNNIANLLTAYEQTKLTKKEARLFKNLKETIHRINLEKQELIAFAEKPAKFTATQIAIQQNINKAQHLLSGLSDIQVNEGRNINEASKAVLLGSSSSSQFENALLIIVALIIQTLIFTSKTTLKEINQKYWLN encoded by the coding sequence ATGAAATGGATATACATTGTCAGACATAAACTTATTGCAGCTCTGCTCTTGAGTGTCTTATTAGGCCTTATTCTATGGAACAATTTAAATGAAAGCAATAGCATGAAAAAATTAGAGGCCTCTTTCACTTCTATGTATGAAGACAGGCTTATGGTTGAAAGCTATATTTTTCACTTGTCGGAAAACCTGCATAAAAAAGCCCAATTGCTGGGAAATGCAAAACATTTTAAAATACCCCTGCACACAAATGACAGCCTGCTTTTTATCCAAAATAATATTGCAAACCTTTTAACGGCATACGAACAAACCAAGCTCACAAAAAAGGAAGCCCGACTGTTTAAGAATTTAAAAGAAACCATTCATCGTATCAATCTTGAAAAACAAGAGTTAATTGCTTTTGCAGAAAAACCCGCAAAATTTACAGCAACTCAAATAGCTATTCAACAGAATATTAATAAAGCGCAACACCTACTTTCCGGACTTTCCGATATACAAGTAAACGAAGGCAGAAATATTAATGAGGCATCTAAAGCTGTATTGTTGGGGAGTTCCAGCAGCTCCCAGTTTGAAAATGCATTACTCATTATTGTTGCGCTAATTATTCAGACTTTGATTTTTACTTCAAAAACTACCCTAAAGGAAATCAATCAGAAGTATTGGTTAAACTAA
- a CDS encoding ion channel — translation MFLIIFFVGIWSASNIKLIFISTILFTAGLFMNMLAMSSFENDFKITERIIYCLNTLVFIYINFKLLFRNQEFNFNRVLGAVNVYFLIALLGAFLFELIHLLFGNSLIGDVNITGSNKDFADYIYFSFVSLTTLGIGDIVPANQAARMLSVFLSTIGILFPAVVIARLVSLNNKK, via the coding sequence ATGTTTCTAATCATTTTTTTTGTAGGCATTTGGTCTGCTTCCAATATCAAATTGATCTTTATCAGTACAATTCTATTTACAGCAGGCTTGTTTATGAATATGCTGGCTATGAGCAGTTTTGAAAATGATTTTAAGATCACAGAAAGAATTATTTACTGTTTAAACACACTGGTATTTATATATATTAACTTTAAATTGCTTTTTAGAAACCAGGAATTTAATTTCAATCGAGTACTGGGAGCAGTCAATGTATACTTTCTGATTGCACTTTTAGGTGCCTTTTTGTTTGAATTGATTCACTTGCTATTTGGAAACTCACTTATTGGAGATGTGAATATTACAGGTTCCAATAAAGATTTTGCCGATTATATTTATTTCAGCTTTGTAAGCTTAACCACTTTGGGCATAGGCGATATTGTTCCCGCAAATCAGGCGGCAAGAATGCTATCGGTATTTTTATCTACCATTGGCATTTTGTTTCCGGCAGTAGTAATAGCACGATTGGTTTCTTTAAATAATAAAAAATAA
- a CDS encoding alpha/beta fold hydrolase — protein sequence MSLKNIKLKNSEGQELSAKLELPDNRKAHNYAIFAHCFTCNKNFKAVKNITQSLNESGFGVLLFDFTGLGQSEGDFSETNFTSNISDLESAAEFLEKEYEAPSLLIGHSLGGTAVIFAAHKIDSVKAVATVAAPSSPAHVKNLLKDDIDKIRKKGKTEVNIGGRPFNISEHFLDDIDSKNMKSVLKKLRKALIVLHSPQDSIVGIENAQELYEMAHHPKSFISLDGADHLLSNKKDSSYTGKVIAGWAERYLEIPEPETFTSKHQVAVSLGNEGFTSNIIAGKHRMTADEPEDVGGNGFGPSPYDFVSSGLGACTAMTLRMYANRKKWDLQKVVVHLDHKKDYPKDDSESEQKIDIITRNIEIKGDLDEAQRNRLLEIAIKCPVHRTLQSKTVIESKLL from the coding sequence ATGAGTTTAAAAAACATAAAACTCAAAAATTCAGAAGGACAGGAATTGTCTGCAAAACTGGAATTACCGGACAACCGCAAGGCACATAACTACGCTATTTTTGCGCATTGTTTTACATGCAATAAAAATTTTAAAGCAGTAAAGAATATTACCCAATCGCTGAACGAAAGCGGCTTTGGCGTATTGCTTTTTGATTTTACGGGACTGGGGCAAAGCGAAGGCGATTTTTCAGAAACCAATTTCACCTCCAATATTTCCGACCTGGAGTCTGCTGCAGAATTTTTAGAAAAAGAATATGAAGCACCAAGTTTATTGATTGGGCATTCTCTGGGTGGCACAGCAGTTATTTTTGCAGCGCATAAAATTGATTCAGTAAAAGCAGTTGCCACTGTTGCAGCTCCTTCCTCTCCTGCACATGTAAAAAACCTTTTGAAAGATGATATTGATAAAATCAGAAAAAAAGGCAAAACAGAAGTTAATATCGGAGGTCGTCCATTCAATATCTCAGAGCATTTTTTAGATGATATTGATTCCAAAAATATGAAAAGCGTACTAAAAAAATTGCGCAAAGCATTGATTGTATTGCATTCACCGCAGGACAGTATTGTTGGAATTGAAAATGCCCAGGAACTCTATGAAATGGCACACCACCCCAAAAGTTTTATCTCACTGGATGGCGCAGACCATCTTCTCAGCAATAAAAAAGATTCGAGCTATACCGGAAAGGTAATTGCAGGTTGGGCGGAGCGCTATTTGGAAATTCCAGAGCCTGAGACTTTTACCAGCAAACATCAGGTAGCCGTAAGTTTGGGCAATGAAGGTTTCACATCTAATATTATTGCAGGAAAACACCGCATGACGGCCGATGAGCCCGAGGATGTGGGCGGAAATGGTTTTGGTCCTTCGCCATACGATTTTGTATCATCCGGACTAGGTGCCTGCACAGCCATGACTTTGCGCATGTATGCCAATAGAAAAAAATGGGATTTGCAAAAGGTCGTGGTGCACCTGGACCATAAAAAGGACTATCCCAAAGACGATTCTGAAAGCGAACAGAAGATTGATATCATTACCCGAAACATTGAAATCAAAGGTGATTTAGATGAGGCTCAAAGAAATAGATTGCTGGAAATAGCCATTAAATGCCCTGTGCACAGAACTTTGCAGAGTAAAACAGTGATTGAAAGTAAGTTACTTTGA
- a CDS encoding tetratricopeptide repeat protein, whose amino-acid sequence MKFLSLLIFVSTLYSAAFAQSGKYLTAYNNFNTYMQSEKEDIDALREAYIDINEAAQHENTRENGKTWYYRGLINQALSENEKTQLDYPNALYDATDSYIKALTLDDRRFRDEKGADVQLRTMSIILYNKGVALYEVNDFEKAYKAFIKVEDIYNYYKEKGEPEAIETYENSIFNAALCAVQSNKTDEAIKLLNKLIEMEYNNAGIYSTLATVYKSQGDMEAAKATLAKGTERYPENVGLIIDELNIMLAEGKEGESIEKLQKAIKLDPENVSLYLVLGTAYDKIGDSEKAKETYEKAIEVNPESYEAYNNLAAYYINKGAEVHEELNKKMNELSDAKYKEMTKQVDDLYSEALPYLEKAHKIQPDDMKIMDSLKKIYAKLGMYDTEEYKVLKKKMDAAK is encoded by the coding sequence ATGAAATTCTTAAGTCTTTTAATTTTTGTTTCAACATTATACTCTGCTGCTTTTGCCCAAAGTGGAAAATACCTTACTGCATACAACAATTTCAATACTTACATGCAGTCAGAAAAAGAGGATATAGATGCATTGAGAGAAGCGTATATAGATATTAATGAAGCAGCTCAGCACGAAAACACCAGGGAAAATGGAAAAACCTGGTATTACAGGGGCTTGATCAATCAGGCATTGTCTGAAAATGAGAAAACGCAATTGGATTATCCCAACGCACTATATGATGCTACAGACTCTTATATCAAAGCATTGACGCTGGATGACCGCAGGTTTAGAGATGAAAAAGGAGCCGATGTTCAGTTGCGTACTATGTCTATTATTCTTTATAACAAGGGTGTTGCACTATATGAGGTCAATGATTTTGAGAAAGCTTACAAAGCATTTATTAAGGTTGAGGACATCTATAATTACTATAAGGAGAAAGGCGAACCTGAGGCCATTGAAACCTATGAAAACTCAATTTTCAATGCTGCGCTATGTGCCGTGCAAAGTAATAAGACAGATGAAGCAATCAAGTTGCTCAATAAGCTGATTGAAATGGAATACAACAATGCAGGTATTTATTCTACTTTGGCAACTGTTTATAAAAGCCAGGGAGATATGGAAGCGGCCAAAGCTACTTTAGCCAAAGGCACTGAACGTTATCCCGAAAATGTAGGGCTGATCATTGATGAACTCAATATTATGCTTGCAGAGGGCAAAGAAGGTGAGTCTATTGAAAAGCTTCAAAAAGCAATTAAGCTCGATCCAGAAAATGTTTCATTGTATTTGGTACTGGGAACGGCTTATGACAAAATAGGCGATTCAGAAAAAGCCAAAGAAACTTATGAAAAAGCCATTGAAGTGAATCCTGAGTCCTATGAAGCCTATAACAACCTTGCAGCTTATTATATCAACAAAGGTGCAGAAGTCCATGAAGAACTCAATAAAAAAATGAATGAACTCTCTGATGCAAAATACAAAGAAATGACCAAACAGGTTGATGATTTGTACAGCGAAGCACTGCCTTATTTAGAAAAAGCACATAAAATTCAGCCAGATGATATGAAAATCATGGACAGCCTGAAGAAAATTTATGCGAAACTGGGCATGTATGATACTGAAGAATACAAAGTACTCAAGAAAAAAATGGATGCTGCAAAGTAA
- the gyrA gene encoding DNA gyrase subunit A: MAEGENIIPINIEEEMKTAYIDYSMSVIVSRAIPDVRDGFKPVHRRVLYGMHDLGLTNNKPHKKSARIVGEVLGKYHPHGDSSVYDTMVRMAQDWSLRYPLVDGQGNFGSVDGDSPAAMRYTEARQEKIAEDILADLDKDTVDFALNFDDTLKEPTVLPSKIPGLLVNGASGIAVGMATNIMPHNLGEVIDGIVAYIDNRDITIEELAQHVKAPDFPTGGTIYGYDGVKQAFETGRGRVVVRGKAEFEDFQNHERIIVTEIPYQVNKANLIVKAADLVNEKKIDGISDIRDESDRNGMRIVFELKRDANAHVVLNTLYKLTPLQTSYGVNNIALVNGRPQLLNLKDMIHHFVEFRHEVVVRRTQYELSEAEKKAHVLEGLIIAIDNLDAVIKLIRASQTTEEARTGLMKTFELSEIQARAILDMRLQKLTGLERDKLKTDYDELLKRIAWFKEVLDNEEMRMDIIKEEMAEVKRKYADPRRSEIEISGDDINIEDLIPNDHVVVTISHQGYIKRTLAADYKVQNRGGKGSRGGRTKDEDFIEYIFSASMHNYMLFFTELGRCFWLKVYNIPEGSKTSKGRPIQNVISIPKEDKVKAFINVDTLDDVDDYLDNRFVVLCTRKGVIKKTTLRAYSRPRVNGIIAVSIREGDYLLEAKLTNGNNEIMMAKKSGKVIRFHEGNVRPMGRNAAGVRGVRLENDKDEVVGMICVEADDTNQTVLVVSEKGYGKRTYINDPEDGSEIYRITKRGGKGVKTMNVSEKTGSLIAIKNVTDENDIMIINRSGLSIRMSVADLRVMGRATQGVRLIRLNDNDEIASLTKMEVFVEEELLEDEDDVNTENPGEENDTDNDENSDTESED; encoded by the coding sequence ATGGCCGAAGGAGAAAATATAATCCCTATTAATATAGAGGAAGAAATGAAAACCGCCTACATTGATTATTCAATGTCGGTGATTGTGTCCCGGGCAATACCGGATGTGCGAGATGGTTTCAAACCCGTGCACAGGCGTGTACTCTACGGAATGCACGATTTGGGACTTACCAATAACAAACCCCATAAAAAATCAGCGCGTATAGTAGGAGAGGTGCTGGGTAAATACCACCCACATGGCGACTCTTCTGTTTACGATACAATGGTGCGAATGGCACAGGACTGGTCTTTGCGCTATCCACTGGTTGACGGACAGGGTAACTTTGGTTCGGTAGATGGTGATAGCCCCGCAGCAATGCGTTATACAGAGGCGCGTCAAGAAAAAATTGCAGAAGATATCCTGGCCGATCTGGATAAGGATACCGTAGATTTTGCCCTGAATTTTGACGATACTTTAAAAGAACCAACTGTTCTGCCTTCCAAAATCCCCGGCTTGCTGGTCAATGGTGCTTCTGGTATTGCAGTAGGTATGGCTACCAATATTATGCCGCACAATTTGGGTGAAGTAATAGATGGTATAGTTGCCTATATTGATAACCGGGACATTACAATCGAAGAACTCGCCCAACACGTCAAGGCTCCTGATTTTCCAACAGGAGGTACCATTTACGGATATGATGGCGTAAAACAAGCATTTGAAACTGGCCGTGGGAGAGTGGTAGTAAGAGGAAAAGCAGAATTTGAAGATTTTCAAAATCACGAACGCATTATTGTAACTGAAATCCCATATCAGGTCAATAAAGCCAATCTGATTGTGAAAGCAGCAGATTTGGTCAATGAAAAGAAAATTGACGGTATTTCCGATATCAGGGATGAAAGTGACAGGAACGGGATGCGAATTGTTTTTGAGTTGAAGCGCGATGCCAATGCTCATGTGGTTTTGAATACACTCTACAAACTCACTCCGCTACAGACCTCTTATGGAGTCAATAATATTGCGCTGGTCAATGGTCGTCCGCAATTGTTGAACCTGAAAGATATGATCCATCATTTTGTGGAATTCAGACATGAAGTGGTGGTGCGCAGAACCCAATATGAATTATCAGAAGCGGAGAAAAAAGCCCACGTTTTAGAAGGCTTAATTATCGCTATTGACAATTTAGATGCGGTTATTAAATTGATACGTGCCTCGCAAACTACAGAAGAAGCGCGCACAGGATTAATGAAGACTTTTGAGTTATCAGAAATTCAGGCTCGTGCCATTCTGGATATGAGATTGCAGAAATTAACAGGTCTGGAAAGAGACAAACTCAAAACAGATTATGACGAGCTGTTAAAACGCATTGCATGGTTCAAAGAAGTGTTGGACAATGAGGAGATGCGCATGGATATTATCAAAGAAGAAATGGCTGAGGTTAAACGCAAATATGCAGATCCGCGTAGAAGTGAAATTGAGATCAGCGGTGATGATATCAATATTGAAGACCTGATTCCCAATGACCATGTCGTTGTGACTATTTCCCATCAGGGCTATATCAAGCGTACATTGGCTGCTGATTACAAGGTTCAGAACAGAGGCGGCAAAGGATCGCGTGGCGGAAGAACCAAAGATGAAGATTTTATCGAGTACATCTTCTCTGCAAGTATGCACAACTATATGCTCTTCTTTACTGAGCTGGGGCGTTGCTTCTGGCTGAAGGTTTATAATATCCCAGAAGGATCGAAAACATCAAAAGGACGACCTATTCAAAATGTGATAAGTATTCCAAAAGAGGATAAAGTAAAAGCATTTATAAATGTAGATACACTGGACGATGTGGATGATTATCTCGACAATCGTTTTGTGGTGCTGTGTACACGCAAAGGAGTTATTAAGAAAACAACTTTGCGCGCCTACAGCAGGCCACGGGTCAATGGTATTATAGCAGTAAGCATTCGCGAGGGCGATTACCTTTTAGAAGCCAAATTGACCAATGGCAATAATGAGATTATGATGGCCAAGAAGTCAGGTAAGGTGATACGCTTTCATGAAGGCAATGTGCGGCCTATGGGCAGAAATGCAGCAGGAGTGCGCGGTGTGCGACTTGAAAACGATAAAGATGAAGTGGTTGGCATGATCTGTGTTGAAGCGGATGATACCAATCAAACGGTATTGGTGGTTTCGGAAAAAGGCTATGGAAAACGCACCTATATCAATGACCCTGAGGATGGATCAGAAATTTACCGCATTACCAAACGAGGTGGTAAAGGGGTGAAAACCATGAATGTTTCTGAAAAAACAGGCAGCCTGATCGCAATCAAGAATGTAACTGATGAAAATGACATTATGATCATCAACCGTTCGGGATTGAGCATTAGGATGAGTGTAGCAGATCTTAGAGTAATGGGAAGAGCAACGCAGGGTGTGCGCCTTATTCGCCTGAACGACAATGACGAGATTGCTTCTCTCACTAAAATGGAAGTATTTGTAGAAGAGGAACTTTTAGAGGATGAGGATGATGTAAATACTGAAAATCCAGGTGAAGAAAACGATACTGATAATGATGAAAACTCGGATACAGAATCTGAGGATTAA
- a CDS encoding fatty acid desaturase family protein, which yields MQVTDYLSKEEINELLQKSDWKGFVELATTWGWIAFALALPALWLNPFTVIVSLFILGGKQLGCAIIMHDTSHYAFFNSRKLNSFFGNWLGGYPIFQNVEDYRPYHFKHHRNTGTNDDPDLNLTTGYPTSKVSMLRKFSRDLAGVTGFKTFYGVLLMHFGYLKYNLGGLVEKIKAKNRNWKSMLNRAYVKLRGPVVFHLLFFTLLYAIGFWWLYLLWWGAFFTTYNFSLRVRSIAEHSVVPNQLDPQKNTRTTYANFIERILFAPHHVNYHAEHHLLMAAPSYNYPKMHEVLLKKGFYNEGLLEPNYRRIVKLAVSGSNPGT from the coding sequence ATGCAAGTCACAGATTATTTAAGCAAGGAAGAAATCAATGAGTTGTTGCAAAAGTCTGACTGGAAGGGCTTTGTGGAGCTGGCTACGACTTGGGGCTGGATTGCTTTTGCACTTGCTTTACCCGCTTTGTGGCTGAATCCTTTCACGGTAATCGTCAGTCTTTTTATCCTTGGAGGCAAGCAATTGGGCTGTGCCATTATTATGCACGATACTTCGCATTATGCTTTTTTCAATTCCAGGAAACTGAACAGTTTTTTTGGCAATTGGCTGGGCGGCTACCCGATTTTTCAAAATGTGGAAGATTATCGCCCTTATCATTTTAAGCATCACCGGAATACCGGCACAAATGATGATCCTGATTTGAATTTAACAACTGGCTATCCCACAAGCAAGGTCAGCATGTTGCGGAAATTCAGCCGCGATCTGGCAGGAGTCACGGGATTTAAAACCTTTTATGGAGTGCTTTTGATGCATTTCGGCTATTTGAAATACAACCTTGGCGGACTGGTGGAAAAGATCAAAGCCAAAAACCGCAATTGGAAATCCATGCTGAACCGCGCCTATGTGAAATTACGCGGCCCTGTTGTTTTTCACCTCCTGTTTTTCACATTGCTCTATGCCATTGGCTTTTGGTGGCTGTACCTGCTGTGGTGGGGTGCTTTTTTCACCACTTATAATTTTTCCTTGCGCGTGCGCTCCATTGCCGAGCACAGTGTTGTACCCAATCAGCTGGATCCTCAAAAAAATACCCGTACGACTTATGCCAACTTTATCGAACGCATTTTGTTTGCCCCGCATCATGTAAACTACCATGCAGAGCATCACCTGCTGATGGCTGCTCCTTCCTACAATTACCCCAAAATGCATGAGGTATTACTTAAGAAAGGGTTTTACAATGAAGGTTTGCTTGAGCCGAATTACAGGAGAATTGTTAAACTGGCTGTTAGTGGAAGTAATCCCGGCACTTAA
- a CDS encoding SRPBCC domain-containing protein — MKNIQTEILINAEPEKVWQVLTDFEKHPSWNPLIKSIKGEKAVGEKLTVFLQAPGGKGMTFKPVVLEFEPNKEFRWKGKLGIKGIFDGEHYFLLEKQGEKQTRFVHGENFSGFLVPLMGGILKDTKKGFELMNEALKGECEKVNV, encoded by the coding sequence ATGAAAAACATACAAACCGAAATCCTTATCAATGCCGAACCTGAAAAAGTCTGGCAGGTACTGACTGATTTTGAAAAACATCCCTCCTGGAATCCTTTGATAAAGTCCATAAAGGGAGAAAAAGCAGTAGGCGAAAAACTGACGGTATTCCTGCAAGCACCCGGTGGAAAAGGAATGACATTCAAACCAGTGGTTTTAGAATTTGAGCCCAACAAAGAATTCCGATGGAAAGGAAAGCTGGGCATCAAAGGAATTTTTGATGGAGAGCACTATTTTCTGCTCGAAAAGCAAGGCGAAAAGCAAACCCGCTTTGTACACGGTGAAAATTTCAGCGGTTTCCTGGTGCCACTAATGGGCGGCATTTTGAAAGACACCAAAAAAGGCTTCGAATTGATGAACGAGGCATTGAAAGGGGAGTGTGAGAAGGTGAATGTTTAA